The sequence GGTACGGCCGCAGGCGGTCCACCCGCTCGCGGTCGCCGTCGGCAACGTGGAGCGAGGCGTCCACCGGCTGTGTGGCAAGACCCAGTTCCGCGCGGATGCCGCGTACCGCGCCCGCGATCTCCATCACCTCGGCCATCGCGGTCTCGGCCGCCGCGTCGCGCCACGCATCCGGCGGCTCGGGCCACGGCGCCCGCATGACCGTCTCGCCCTCGTGCGGCAGCGCCTGCCAGATTTCTTCCGTGATCGCCGGCATCACCGGGTGCAGCAGGGCCATCGTCTGTCCGAGCACCCAGCCGAGGACGTGGCGCGTCTCCGCGGCCGGCTGCTCGGCGGCCCGCTCCAAATCCACCTTCGCCATCTCGAGGTACCAGTCGCAGAACTCGCTCCAGATGAACTCGTACAGCCGGTGGCACGCCGTGTGAAACTCGTAGGCCTCGAGGGCCGCGGTGACGTCGGAGGCGGCGCGCGCGAACCGGTCGAGGATCCAGCGGTTGGGCAGCGTCCGCGCGCCCCGCGGGCGGCCGGCCGGCACGTCGTGCCCCTCGAGGTGCAGGCGCGCGAGCCGGGCGGCGTTCCAGATTTTGTTGGCGAAGTTGCGGGTGTCCTCGACCATCTTCTCGGAGAAGCGCAGATCCTGCTCCCCCGTGCAGCGGTTGAGGAGCGCGAACCGCAGCGAATCGGCGCCGTAGCGGTCGATCAGCAGCAGCGGGTCCATCCCGGTGCCGAGGCTCTTGCTCATCCGCCGGCCCTCGATGTTGAGCACGGTCGGGTTGATGTAGACGTCCGTGAACGGGATCTCGTGGCGCAGCTCCAGGCCGAACATGATCATGCGCGCCACCCACAGGAAGATGATGTCGCGCGCCGTCGCCAGCGTGTTCGTCGGATAGAAGTACTCGAGATCGGCGGTCTCGTCGGGCCACCCCAGCGTCGCCATCGGCCACAGCGCCGAGCTGAACCAGGTGTCGAGAACGTCCGGATCCCGCGTGAGCTCCGTGCCGCCGCACTTCGGACACGACTTCGGGCGCTCGATGCCGGCGATCATCTCACCGCACTCACAGTGCCACATCGGGATCTGGTGCCCCCACCACAGCTGCCGGCTGATGTTCCAGTCCCGGATCTGGTCCATCCAATCAAGGAAAAACTTGGTCCAGCGCCCGGGATGAAACCGGACCCGTCCGTCGCGCACCGCCCCGATCGCCGGGGCGGCGAGTGCTTTCATCCGGCAGAACCACTGGTCGGAGATGTACGGTTCGATCGTCGTCTTGCAGCGGTCGCACCGGCCGATGTTCGTCGTGTACGGCTCCTCGCGCACCAGCAGGCCGGCGGACCGGAGGTCATCCACGGCCGCCTGCCGCGCCTCCATCCGGTCGAGGCCCTCGTAGCGCGGGCCGCCCATGGTCATCCGGCCGTGGGGATCGAACGCGATCAGGACGGGCAGCTTGTGGTCCACGCCGATCTCGTAGTCGAGCAGATCGTGGCCCGGGGTGATCTTCACCGCGCCCGTGCCGAAGCCGCGCTCGACACGGCGGTCGGCGATCACCGGCACGGGGCGGTTCACGATCGGCACGACGACCTGCGTGCCCACCAGTTTCTTGTAGCGTTCGTCGCCGGGATGCACCGCCACGGCGACATCGGCGAGGATCGTCTCCGGCCGCTGCGTGGCGATCACGACACCGTCGTCCCCGCCGGCGCCGGGATACCGCACGTAATACAGGGTGCTCTGCTCCTCAACGTACTCCACTTCCAGGTCCGAGATGCTCGTCTGGTCCTTCGGGCACCAGTTGATCATCCGCTTGCCCTTGTAGATGAAGCCTTTGTTGTACAGGCGGATGAAACACTCCGCCACCGCGCGCGAGTACCCCGGATCCATCGTGAAGATGGTGCGCTTCCAGTCGCACGAGAGCAGCAGGCGCCGCATCTGACCGAGGATGGCCTGGCCGATCTCCTCGCGCCACTTCCACGTCTCTTCGAGGAACCGCTCGCGGCCGAGCGAGAACCGTGTGAGGCCCTCTTTGGCCAGCCGCCGATCCATCACCACGTGCACGGCGATGCCCGCGTGATCCATCCCCGGCTGGTACAGCGCGTTGTGGCCGCGCATGCGGCTCCAGCGGATCAGGCAGTCCTGCACGCCGTTGTTGAGCGCGTGGCCCATGTGCAGTTCGCCGGTCACGTTGGGCAGCGGCATCATGATCGTGTACGGCCGGCGCGACGGGTCGGGAACGGCGCGGAAGTAGCCGCGCGCGTCCCAGGTTCGGTACCAGCGCTCCTCGGTCGCCGCCGGATCGTACGTCTTCGGCAGCTCCGCCCCGTCTTCGCGGGATCCCCGAGCGCCTTCGCGCCCTCCTGCCCCGTCTGCGCGGGACCTCCGGCCGCCTTCGCGCCCTCCTGCCGTCTTCGGTCCGTCCGCCATCCAGCCCGCCCCCTGCCCGTCTCGCGCCCTGGCTCACGCCGTAGGCCCAGGGCCTTCCGGCCGCCATCCGGCGGCCTCCTGTAACATCAACGCCGCCTCACCCCAAAGGGCGAAGCGGCGCTTCGCGGTACCACCTTCATCCCACGGCCCGAAGGGGCCGCGGCTCGACGCGCTGTCTCGGGCGCACCCGGCGAATCCGCGGCGTCAGGACGCCCCGTCTGGCGCGGGGCGAACGGCCGACGATCCGCTGCTCAGGGGCGACGTTCGGTTCGTGCGGCCCGGGGAGCTCTCACCAACCCTCCCCTCGCTTCGGACGCCGCTCGGACCTACTCCTCCCCGTCCTCGCGTTTGCGTTGCGCGTATTATAACATATCAGGAGATTCCCATGGCTCTCCACCGCTTCCATCCACTCGTCGCGGAGTGGTTCGCCGAACGGTTCGGCGCGCCGACACCGGCGCAGGCCGGCGGCTGGCCGGCGATCGCGTCCGGCCGCGACACGCTCATCGCCGCGCCCACCGGATCGGGCAAGACGCTCGCCGGCTTTTTGTGGGCCGTCAACGCCCTGCTGCTCGAAGGGATGCGGGGCGCCGGCGGTCATCTGCCCGACGAGACGGCGGTTGTGTATGTCTCGCCCCTCAAGGCGCTCGGCAACGACGTCCACGCCAACCTCGTCGGTCCTCTCGCCGAGATTCGCGAGCGGGCCGCCGCCGCGGGTGCGGTCCTGCCCGAAATCCGCGTCGCGGTTCGCTCCGGCGACACGCCGGCCGCCGACCGCGCGCGGATGCGCCGCCGGCCGCCGCACATCCTGATCACAACGCCGGAGTCGCTCTACATCCTGCTGACCGCGGACGGCAGCCGGACGTTTCTCAAGCATGCCCGCACGGTCATCGTGGACGAGATTCACGCGGTTGCGCAGGACAAGCGCGGGGCGCACCTCACGCTTTCGCTCGAGCGGCTCGACCGCCTGGCGGGACGGCGCCTCCAGCGCATCGGGTTGAGCGCGACGCAGAAACCCGTCGAGGAGATCGGCCGGCTGCTCACCGGCACCGCCGGCGACTGCGCGATCGTCGACGCCGGCCACCGCCGCCCGTGGGACCTGTCCATCGAGGTGCCCGGCCCGCCGCGGGGACCGATCGTCGCGAACGACGTGCGGGACGCCGTCTACGACCGGCTCGCCGCGCTCGCGCAGAGCCACCGGACCACGCTGGTGTTCGTGAACACCCGGCGGCTGGCGGAGCGGGTCGCCCATCAGCTCGGCCAGCGCCTCGGCGAGTCGCAGGTGGCCGCGCACCACGGCAGCCTCTCGCGGCGCCTCCGGCTCGACGCGGAGCGCCGGCTCAAGAGCGGGGAGCTGCGCGTCGTCGTGGCGACCGCCTCGCTCGAGCTTGGCATCGACATCGGCCACGTCGATCTCGTCTGCCATCTCGGCACGCCATCGTCGATCGCCGTCCTCCTCCAGCGCGTCGGCCGGGCCGGGCACACGGTGGGCGGCGTCTCCCGCGGCATCCTCTTCCCGTTCACGCGAGACGAGATGCTGCAGTGCGCCGCGGCGGTGCGCGCCGCCCGGGCGGGGGAGCTCGACACGGTCGTGCTGCCCGAGAAACCGCTCGACGTCCTCGCGCAGCAGATGGTGGCGGTGGCCGCCGCCGAGGAGATTGCCGAGGACGAGTTGTACGCGCTCGTCCGGCGCGCGCACGCCTATCGCGATCTCGGCCGGCCGGAGTTCGACCAGCTCGTCGACATGCTGGCCGAAGGCGTCGCGCGGCGGTGGGGCCGCGGGGCCGCGTATCTTCACCGCGACCGCACCCGCGGGACGGTGCGGGGCCGCCGGGGCGCGCGCCTCGCCGCGATCACCTCGGGCGGCGCCATTCCGGACACGGCCGATTACGACGTGATCCACGATCCCGAAGGCGTGCTCGTCGGCCGGGTCAACGAAGACTTCGCGGTCGAGAGCATGGCGGGCGACGTCTTCCTGCTCGGCAACACGTCGTGGCGCATCCGCCGCGTGGAGGCCGGGCGCGTCCGGGTGGAAGACGCCCACGGCGCGCCCCCGTCGGTGCCGTTCTGGCTCGGCGAATCGCCCGGCCGCAGCCGCGAGTTGTCGGCCGCGGTGTCGGCGCTGCGCGCGGCGATCGAGGCGCGGCTCGGCGATCCGGCCGCGGCGCAGGAGTGGCTCAGCCGCGAGACCGCCCTCGACGCCGACGGCGCGGCCCAGGCCGTCCAGTACCTCACCGAGACGCGCGCCGCCCTCGGCGGCGTGCCGGCGCAGGACTGGATCGTCGCCGAACGCTTCTTTGACGAAGCCGGCGGCATGCAGCTCGTTCTGCACACGCCGTTCGGCGCGCGGATCAACCGCGCGTGGGGCTTCGCATTGCGCAAGCGCTTCTGCCTGACGTTCGATTTCGAATTGCAGGCGGCGGCCACGGACGACGGCATCGTGCTGTCGCTCGGCCCGCAACACAGTTTTCCGCTGGAGACGGTGTTTCATTTCGTCCGGCCGGCGATGCTGCGCGACGACATCATTCAGGCGGTGCTCCCCTCGCCGCTGTTCACCACCCGGTGGCGGTGGAACGCGGCCCGCTCACTCGCCGTCCCGCGGTACCAGGGCGGCCGGCGCGTGCCGATGCCGATCCAGCGCATGCGCGCCGAGGATCTGCTCGCCGCGGTCTTTCCCGATCAGGTCGCGTGTCAGGACAACCATGCCGGGCCGATCACCCCGCCCGACCACCCGCTCGTCAACGAGACGATCGGCAACTGCCTCAACGAGGCCATGGACATGGCCGGGCTCGCGGCGGTGCTCGGGGAGATGGAGCGCGGCGCGATCCGTACCGCCGCCGTGGAGACCCCGGCGCCTTCACCGATCTCGCACGAGATCCTGAACGCCAACCCGTACGCCTTTCTCGACGACGCGCCGCTCGAGGAGCGCCGCGCCCGCGCGGTCGCGCTGCGGCACGTCGGCCCCGGCGCCTCGGACGGACCGGGCGTACTTGACGCGGCCGCGATCGCCGACGTTGCCGCTCAGGCCTGGCCCGACATCCGCGGCGCCGACGATCTGCACGACCACCTGCTCACCGTGCGCCTCCTGCCGCTCGAGGATGCGGCGCCGTGGGACGCGCAGGCGCGCACGCTCGCGGCGGATCGGCGCGCCACCGTGG comes from bacterium and encodes:
- a CDS encoding DEAD/DEAH box helicase translates to MALHRFHPLVAEWFAERFGAPTPAQAGGWPAIASGRDTLIAAPTGSGKTLAGFLWAVNALLLEGMRGAGGHLPDETAVVYVSPLKALGNDVHANLVGPLAEIRERAAAAGAVLPEIRVAVRSGDTPAADRARMRRRPPHILITTPESLYILLTADGSRTFLKHARTVIVDEIHAVAQDKRGAHLTLSLERLDRLAGRRLQRIGLSATQKPVEEIGRLLTGTAGDCAIVDAGHRRPWDLSIEVPGPPRGPIVANDVRDAVYDRLAALAQSHRTTLVFVNTRRLAERVAHQLGQRLGESQVAAHHGSLSRRLRLDAERRLKSGELRVVVATASLELGIDIGHVDLVCHLGTPSSIAVLLQRVGRAGHTVGGVSRGILFPFTRDEMLQCAAAVRAARAGELDTVVLPEKPLDVLAQQMVAVAAAEEIAEDELYALVRRAHAYRDLGRPEFDQLVDMLAEGVARRWGRGAAYLHRDRTRGTVRGRRGARLAAITSGGAIPDTADYDVIHDPEGVLVGRVNEDFAVESMAGDVFLLGNTSWRIRRVEAGRVRVEDAHGAPPSVPFWLGESPGRSRELSAAVSALRAAIEARLGDPAAAQEWLSRETALDADGAAQAVQYLTETRAALGGVPAQDWIVAERFFDEAGGMQLVLHTPFGARINRAWGFALRKRFCLTFDFELQAAATDDGIVLSLGPQHSFPLETVFHFVRPAMLRDDIIQAVLPSPLFTTRWRWNAARSLAVPRYQGGRRVPMPIQRMRAEDLLAAVFPDQVACQDNHAGPITPPDHPLVNETIGNCLNEAMDMAGLAAVLGEMERGAIRTAAVETPAPSPISHEILNANPYAFLDDAPLEERRARAVALRHVGPGASDGPGVLDAAAIADVAAQAWPDIRGADDLHDHLLTVRLLPLEDAAPWDAQARTLAADRRATVAVWHDAFGRERRAYVAADRAPDVARALGEVRFEPEPPPLGVTPDDLEPSEAARLIVHGWVQCVGPFTSAALAARLGLSHGSVETALAALEGSGVILRGRFTPGTADEEWCDRRLLARIHRLTLGRLRREIDAVSPATFMRFLLRWQHLQPGTQLHGRDGVAEVVGILQGLEVPAPAWDEHVLPGRVRLYDPEDLNALCLNGLVTWGRLSAGPTAGPSGEGAPNGTPAKRGTSLSRSAPIALLLREDLGAFVEPDGGGHGDAALRGAAADVFRYLAERGASFLTDVARGIGRMPADTETALWELVAKGLVSGDGFAGLRRLIDRSDPNRRRRYLQINIGHVGRPARRALPAGRWAVWRPGDIALKPDERDAVVARQLLRRYGVVFRDLLARERALPPWRRLLDVYRRWEAQGQVRGGRFVAGVAGEQYALPGAVETLRAVRREPDETADVVISAADPLNLAGILLPGERISPLSGLAIVLRNGVIADTGPYGALLASRRAAAEMAARTAAPAS
- a CDS encoding valine--tRNA ligase, which produces MADGPKTAGGREGGRRSRADGAGGREGARGSREDGAELPKTYDPAATEERWYRTWDARGYFRAVPDPSRRPYTIMMPLPNVTGELHMGHALNNGVQDCLIRWSRMRGHNALYQPGMDHAGIAVHVVMDRRLAKEGLTRFSLGRERFLEETWKWREEIGQAILGQMRRLLLSCDWKRTIFTMDPGYSRAVAECFIRLYNKGFIYKGKRMINWCPKDQTSISDLEVEYVEEQSTLYYVRYPGAGGDDGVVIATQRPETILADVAVAVHPGDERYKKLVGTQVVVPIVNRPVPVIADRRVERGFGTGAVKITPGHDLLDYEIGVDHKLPVLIAFDPHGRMTMGGPRYEGLDRMEARQAAVDDLRSAGLLVREEPYTTNIGRCDRCKTTIEPYISDQWFCRMKALAAPAIGAVRDGRVRFHPGRWTKFFLDWMDQIRDWNISRQLWWGHQIPMWHCECGEMIAGIERPKSCPKCGGTELTRDPDVLDTWFSSALWPMATLGWPDETADLEYFYPTNTLATARDIIFLWVARMIMFGLELRHEIPFTDVYINPTVLNIEGRRMSKSLGTGMDPLLLIDRYGADSLRFALLNRCTGEQDLRFSEKMVEDTRNFANKIWNAARLARLHLEGHDVPAGRPRGARTLPNRWILDRFARAASDVTAALEAYEFHTACHRLYEFIWSEFCDWYLEMAKVDLERAAEQPAAETRHVLGWVLGQTMALLHPVMPAITEEIWQALPHEGETVMRAPWPEPPDAWRDAAAETAMAEVMEIAGAVRGIRAELGLATQPVDASLHVADGDRERVDRLRPYLAHLVRLDPDRLPVRGLDEHGAFGISSPYGRGRIEIHVEAPELRAKARERFEKQLTLLERDLAGVTRRLEDPAFVQKAPAEVVAADRARAQGLVERRGTLRRYLADLAPPSRPAPPGSGGVRPR